CACCAAGAAGAGCCtttaaaaccagaacatttGGTCCAATGGAACCCAAATGTACGATGAGCTTTACCCCAAAAACATTGAgaacagaaggagaagagactCTCTAAAAGACCAATTCTTTGGACATTTTATTGGCAGTGACTTTGGAGGACAGCCCAGGCTCCAAGCACTGCTCTTGGGAGATGACCTTTTATTGAAGAGCTGCTCTTGGACAGGTCATATTTGACACAGTGTAGTGTGAGGGTGAGCCACAACAGGATCAAGCCTCAAAAGAACTAGCATAAACCGAGAAAATTCTACAGAAGTAGGGttatcacaaaagaaaaaaagcagactcATGGCCTAAGATAAACACGGAAAAATGTGAAGAGAAGGGGAGGCAGGTTATTGTTGGTAAGCATCCATGTGGCCAGTTTCCAtagggcatccttgagctcctggttcctcatgctgtagatgagggggttcactgctggaggcaccaccgagtacagcaCTGCCACCACCAGGTTCAGACCAGGGAAGGAGATGGAGTGGCActtcaggtaggcaaacatGCCAGTGCTGATATACATGGAGACCacggccaggtgagggaggcacgtggaaaaggctttgtgccgtcgctgctcagaggggatcctcagcacagccctgaagatctgcacataggacagcacgaTGGAAGCAAAACACCCAATTGCTAAACAGGCACTAAACACAAGAAATCCAACTTCCCTGAATTCGGagtgtgagcaggagagcttgaggatctgggggatttcgcagaagaactggtccacagcattgccCTTGCAGAGTGgtaatgaaaatgtattggccgTGTGCAGGAGAGAATTGAtaaacccactgccccaggcagctgctgccatgtggacacaagctctgctgcccaggagggtcccgtagtgcaggggtttgcagatggcaacgtagcggtcataggccatgacagtgagaagaaaatactcagcagaaataaagaagaaaaagaaaaagagctgggCCACACACCCTTggtaggagatggccctggtgtcccagagggaattggccatggctttggggagagtggtggagatggagcccaggtcgaggagggagaggttgaggaggaagaagtacatgggggtgtggaggcgGTGGTCACAGGCTacggcggtgatgatgaggccgttgcccaggagggcagccaggtagatgcccaggaagagccagaagtgcaagagctgcagctcccgcatGTCTGCGAATGCCAGAAGAATGAAATCCATGATGGaactgctgttggacattttctttctctgggcATGGGATCCTGTCCTAGAAGGAATATACATAAGTTAGGATAGATTCATCTGAACAAAATCTATTCAGTTTCTCGTGGAAACCTCCAaaatttcctctctcctttcaggAAGACCTTTTGCAGGTTCCTTTCATGAGCTGTGGTTGG
The genomic region above belongs to Gavia stellata isolate bGavSte3 unplaced genomic scaffold, bGavSte3.hap2 HAP2_SCAFFOLD_59, whole genome shotgun sequence and contains:
- the LOC132321357 gene encoding olfactory receptor 14J1-like, yielding MSNSSSIMDFILLAFADMRELQLLHFWLFLGIYLAALLGNGLIITAVACDHRLHTPMYFFLLNLSLLDLGSISTTLPKAMANSLWDTRAISYQGCVAQLFFFFFFISAEYFLLTVMAYDRYVAICKPLHYGTLLGSRACVHMAAAAWGSGFINSLLHTANTFSLPLCKGNAVDQFFCEIPQILKLSCSHSEFREVGFLVFSACLAIGCFASIVLSYVQIFRAVLRIPSEQRRHKAFSTCLPHLAVVSMYISTGMFAYLKCHSISFPGLNLVVAVLYSVVPPAVNPLIYSMRNQELKDALWKLATWMLTNNNLPPLLFTFFRVYLRP